In a single window of the bacterium genome:
- a CDS encoding pitrilysin family protein has translation MRKTILLLLFAAAGLQAQGYLDLQNRVVKHTLDNGLRILILERHDAPVVSFVTYADVGAVNERIGITGISHVFEHMAFKGTRTIGTKDIDAEFKAMAREDETFYAWRDEYAKGALADSARLQQLAADHKAAIEEAKKYVVTNELGQAVEMAGGTGLNAFTSYDQTVYFYNLPSNKVELWMSLESDRFLNPVLREFYTEKQVIQEERRLGVESQPIGKLLEEFFAAAYKAHPYGGPVVGHMSDLRTFSRQDAIEYFKAHYNPANLVVAIVGDVRAPEVIKMAETYWGRLPKGAAPTPVFTEEPAQLGQKRIEVEDAMQPIIILGYHRPSIYSKDAAVLDAISDILGSGRTCRLYKSLVKEKKIAVQVLAVSGIADKYPNLYIFLAVPAQGHTNAECESAILAEIEKLKKEPLTAEELTAVKTRAKAGFLEGLNSNSGLAQQLAEAEIRFQDYHEMFTRVAKIEAIQAADIQRVAAAIFTKRNCTAAEIVPPAKAN, from the coding sequence ATGCGAAAAACTATCCTGCTGCTGCTCTTCGCCGCCGCCGGTTTGCAGGCCCAGGGCTATCTTGACCTCCAGAACCGGGTGGTCAAACACACGCTCGACAACGGCCTGCGGATCCTGATCCTCGAACGCCACGACGCTCCGGTGGTCTCGTTTGTCACCTATGCCGATGTCGGCGCGGTCAATGAGCGGATCGGCATCACCGGCATCTCCCACGTCTTCGAGCACATGGCCTTCAAGGGCACCCGCACCATCGGCACGAAGGATATCGACGCTGAGTTCAAAGCGATGGCCCGGGAGGATGAGACCTTTTACGCCTGGCGTGACGAGTATGCCAAAGGGGCGCTCGCCGATTCCGCCAGGCTGCAGCAGCTCGCCGCAGACCACAAGGCGGCCATCGAAGAGGCCAAGAAATACGTCGTCACCAACGAGCTGGGCCAGGCCGTCGAGATGGCCGGCGGCACCGGCCTGAATGCCTTTACCAGCTACGACCAGACCGTCTACTTTTACAACCTTCCTTCCAACAAGGTGGAACTGTGGATGTCGCTCGAATCGGACCGTTTTCTCAACCCGGTCCTGCGCGAATTCTACACTGAGAAGCAGGTGATCCAGGAGGAGCGGCGGCTCGGGGTTGAAAGCCAGCCGATCGGCAAACTGCTGGAGGAGTTTTTCGCCGCAGCTTACAAGGCGCATCCCTATGGCGGGCCGGTGGTGGGTCACATGTCCGATCTCAGGACCTTCAGCCGTCAGGATGCGATCGAATATTTCAAGGCCCATTATAATCCGGCCAATCTGGTAGTGGCTATCGTCGGCGATGTCAGAGCCCCCGAGGTGATCAAAATGGCCGAGACCTACTGGGGCCGTCTGCCCAAGGGCGCCGCACCGACTCCGGTCTTCACCGAAGAGCCGGCACAGCTCGGGCAGAAGCGCATCGAGGTGGAGGATGCGATGCAGCCGATCATCATCCTCGGCTATCACCGCCCCAGTATCTATTCAAAAGATGCAGCAGTGCTGGATGCGATCAGCGACATCCTTGGCAGCGGCCGCACCTGCCGCCTTTATAAGAGCCTCGTAAAGGAGAAAAAAATCGCCGTCCAGGTTTTGGCCGTCTCGGGGATCGCCGACAAGTATCCCAATCTCTATATCTTTCTGGCGGTGCCGGCGCAGGGCCACACCAACGCCGAGTGCGAATCGGCCATCCTGGCGGAGATCGAAAAGCTAAAAAAGGAGCCGCTGACAGCCGAAGAGCTGACCGCAGTCAAGACCCGCGCCAAGGCGGGCTTCCTCGAGGGGCTCAATTCCAACAGCGGTCTGGCGCAGCAGCTGGCCGAAGCCGAGATCCGCTTCCAGGACTATCATGAGATGTTCACGCGCGTCGCCAAGATCGAAGCCATCCAGGCCGCCGACATCCAGCGCGTGGCCGCCGCCATCTTTACCAAACGCAATTGCACCGCGGCGGAGATCGTTCCCCCGGCTAAAGCCAATTAA
- a CDS encoding nucleotidyltransferase family protein, which yields MNGLILAAGYATRLYPLTRNFPKPLLPVGGRAILDRLLEDLEAIPAVRRHIVVTNATFFPHFEQWKRRSRYAKELVLVNDGTTSNENRFGAVRDLLHVIETLQLNEDLLVLAGDNVVDFSFRGLVDYAETKATSCITCHHEPSRAALQKTGVLIADADFRVEAIQEKPQHPASHWAVPPFYLYRASDLGLIRNALAEGCGSDAPGNLAAWLCRRTPMHAWVLPGRRYDIGDLDSYEAVNKLFSA from the coding sequence ATGAATGGCCTGATCCTCGCGGCGGGCTATGCGACGCGCCTCTACCCGCTGACCCGAAACTTCCCCAAACCATTGCTGCCGGTCGGCGGCCGCGCCATCCTCGACCGCCTCCTGGAAGACCTCGAGGCCATCCCGGCCGTCCGCCGCCATATCGTCGTTACCAACGCCACCTTCTTCCCCCACTTTGAGCAGTGGAAAAGGCGGAGCCGCTATGCGAAAGAGCTCGTCCTGGTCAACGATGGCACCACCTCAAACGAGAACCGCTTCGGCGCGGTCCGCGACCTCCTCCATGTTATCGAGACCCTGCAATTGAATGAGGATCTGCTGGTGCTCGCCGGAGACAACGTCGTCGATTTTTCCTTCCGCGGTCTGGTGGACTACGCCGAGACTAAAGCAACGAGCTGCATCACCTGCCATCACGAGCCCTCACGGGCTGCACTGCAAAAGACCGGGGTACTGATCGCGGATGCGGATTTCCGCGTCGAGGCGATCCAGGAGAAACCGCAGCATCCGGCCTCGCACTGGGCCGTTCCGCCCTTCTATCTCTACCGCGCGAGCGATCTCGGACTCATCCGCAACGCGCTCGCGGAGGGTTGCGGCTCCGATGCCCCGGGCAACCTCGCGGCCTGGCTCTGCCGCCGCACCCCGATGCACGCCTGGGTGCTGCCCGGCCGGCGTTATGACATCGGCGATCTCGACTCCTACGAAGCGGTGAACAAGCTTTTTTCGGCCTGA
- a CDS encoding galactokinase family protein: MSNSHSQSERIMLKHFHSLFPGTRKSEIRHVYSPYRVCPVGAHIDHQHGHVTGFALDHGVDLLYVPTETAVINLFSRNFEEQVLFPLENVPHKYSHWGRYVQAAIYALSKQHKLKVGIQGLISGSLPVGGLSSSAAVLLCYIMALADVNGIDVGELELIQLAFEAEREYIGLNLGKLDQSCEVLCRKDHLLYLDTKDESYRLIPPGPQMPPFDILIFFSGLTRTLMQTGYNTRTDECKVAAFDLLAYEGLPYGLLAETRLRDVDQAIFEKWKDKLPAPLARRASHYMSEFARVDEAVAAYQAGDIVHFGQVMFASGLSSIQQWESGCPEMIALYEIMRDTPGIYGGRFSGAGFKGCCVAIADPARREEIMRSVGARYLDKFPRLEGEYSAHVCKTADGAGHVGAPA, translated from the coding sequence ATGTCCAACTCTCATAGCCAAAGCGAACGGATCATGCTCAAACACTTCCACTCTCTCTTTCCGGGGACACGCAAATCGGAGATCCGGCACGTCTACAGCCCCTATCGGGTCTGCCCGGTTGGGGCCCATATCGACCATCAGCATGGTCATGTCACCGGTTTTGCGCTCGACCACGGCGTCGATCTCCTCTATGTGCCGACCGAAACGGCTGTCATCAACCTTTTCAGCCGCAATTTTGAGGAGCAGGTGCTCTTTCCCCTCGAGAATGTTCCCCACAAATACAGCCATTGGGGCCGCTACGTCCAGGCGGCCATCTACGCCCTTTCCAAACAGCACAAGTTGAAGGTGGGCATTCAGGGGCTCATCTCAGGTTCTCTGCCGGTGGGCGGCCTCTCTTCCTCAGCCGCGGTGCTGCTCTGCTATATCATGGCCCTCGCCGACGTCAACGGAATCGATGTCGGTGAACTCGAGCTCATCCAGCTGGCTTTCGAGGCGGAGCGCGAGTACATCGGCCTCAACCTCGGCAAACTCGATCAAAGCTGCGAGGTGCTTTGCCGCAAGGATCACCTGCTCTACCTCGACACCAAGGATGAATCCTACCGTCTGATCCCGCCCGGTCCGCAAATGCCGCCATTCGATATTCTTATTTTTTTCAGTGGCTTAACCAGAACCCTCATGCAGACCGGCTACAACACCCGCACGGACGAGTGCAAGGTGGCGGCCTTTGATCTCCTCGCGTACGAGGGGCTGCCCTATGGCCTGCTTGCGGAAACGCGCCTGCGGGATGTCGATCAGGCCATCTTTGAGAAGTGGAAGGACAAGCTGCCGGCGCCGCTGGCCCGGCGCGCTTCGCATTACATGTCCGAGTTCGCCCGCGTCGACGAGGCCGTGGCGGCCTATCAGGCCGGCGATATCGTCCACTTCGGCCAGGTGATGTTCGCCTCGGGGCTGAGTTCGATCCAGCAGTGGGAATCGGGCTGCCCGGAGATGATCGCCCTCTACGAGATCATGCGCGATACGCCGGGCATCTACGGCGGCCGCTTCAGCGGCGCCGGCTTCAAGGGGTGCTGCGTGGCGATCGCGGATCCGGCCCGGCGCGAAGAGATCATGCGCTCGGTCGGCGCTCGCTACCTGGACAAGTTCCCGCGGCTGGAGGGAGAGTACTCAGCCCATGTCTGCAAGACCGCCGACGGGGCCGGCCACGTCGGGGCGCCGGCATGA
- a CDS encoding aspartate kinase, with the protein MKILKFGGSSLADGPRIAAATAIIADAAAADSIAVVFSAMQGVTDRLIAAARQAVKGAEGGRSALEEIRARHLAAVRHLFAAPGQSAVIAPLSFLLNELEEILHGIELIRECSPRTLDLVMSFGERLSCTLAAAHLRSRGLDPLLLDARELIRTDAAFGAAGVDFPETYTRIRSRLQGLRGVAVLPGFIAATADGVTTTLGRNGSDYTASLVAAGAGAAVIEIWTDVDGVLSADPRLVPDAYVIPEISYEEAMELSYFGARVLHPYTMLPAVEKGIPIRIRNSLNPAAPGTLIGAPHHLEGRSNGRDGENGHPITGIASIEDISLVNIEGGGMIGIPGIAARVFSALARERINIIMISQASSEHTITLVLRSGEAARALAALETELAMELSSRRIQALERIDELLIISVIGEKMRGKPGLAGRLFTALGEAGVNILAIAQGSAERNISIVIEEKNHALALRAIHAAFLAAPVTAAGRPAAEPPAGRREA; encoded by the coding sequence ATGAAAATTCTGAAATTCGGCGGCAGCTCGCTGGCCGACGGTCCGCGCATCGCGGCGGCTACCGCCATTATCGCGGACGCCGCCGCGGCAGACTCCATCGCCGTCGTCTTCTCGGCCATGCAGGGGGTGACCGACCGGCTCATCGCCGCTGCGCGCCAGGCGGTCAAGGGCGCCGAAGGGGGGCGCAGCGCCCTCGAGGAGATCCGCGCCCGCCACCTCGCCGCCGTGCGCCACCTCTTCGCCGCCCCCGGCCAGTCGGCGGTGATCGCCCCCCTGAGCTTCCTGCTCAATGAACTCGAGGAGATACTCCACGGCATCGAGCTGATCCGCGAATGCTCGCCGCGCACCCTCGATCTGGTGATGAGCTTCGGCGAGCGCCTCTCCTGCACCCTCGCCGCAGCCCATCTGCGAAGCCGCGGGCTCGACCCCCTGCTCCTCGACGCCCGCGAGCTGATCCGCACCGATGCCGCTTTCGGCGCGGCGGGCGTCGATTTCCCGGAGACCTACACCCGCATCCGAAGCCGCCTGCAGGGCCTCCGGGGCGTCGCCGTCCTTCCCGGCTTTATCGCCGCCACCGCCGACGGTGTCACCACCACCCTCGGCCGCAACGGCTCGGACTATACCGCCTCGCTCGTCGCCGCCGGGGCCGGCGCGGCGGTGATCGAGATCTGGACCGACGTCGACGGCGTCCTCTCCGCCGATCCGCGTCTTGTCCCCGACGCCTACGTCATCCCCGAAATCAGCTACGAGGAGGCGATGGAACTCTCCTATTTCGGCGCCAGAGTGCTGCATCCCTACACCATGCTGCCGGCCGTGGAGAAGGGCATTCCCATCCGCATCCGGAACAGCCTCAATCCGGCGGCGCCGGGCACCTTGATCGGAGCGCCGCACCACCTCGAGGGCCGCAGCAACGGCCGGGATGGGGAGAACGGCCACCCCATCACCGGCATCGCCTCCATCGAGGACATCTCGCTGGTCAACATCGAGGGCGGCGGCATGATCGGCATCCCCGGCATCGCTGCCCGGGTCTTTTCGGCTCTCGCCCGCGAGCGCATCAACATCATCATGATCTCCCAGGCCTCCTCCGAGCATACCATCACGCTGGTACTGCGCAGCGGTGAGGCCGCCCGCGCCCTCGCCGCCCTCGAGACCGAACTGGCGATGGAACTCTCCAGCCGCCGCATCCAGGCCCTCGAGCGCATCGACGAACTCCTCATCATCTCGGTGATCGGCGAAAAGATGCGCGGCAAGCCCGGGCTTGCCGGCCGTCTCTTCACCGCACTCGGCGAAGCGGGCGTCAACATCCTCGCTATCGCCCAGGGCTCGGCCGAGCGCAACATCTCCATCGTCATCGAGGAAAAGAACCACGCCCTGGCCCTGCGCGCCATCCATGCCGCTTTCCTCGCCGCGCCGGTAACAGCGGCCGGCCGCCCGGCGGCGGAGCCACCCGCCGGCAGGAGAGAGGCCTGA
- a CDS encoding homoserine kinase, translating into MEQIRVFAPATVANVASGFDVLGFALEQPGDVVTLTRTRLPGVRVTAIHGDQGRLPFDSGKNTAAVAAGALLAAIGDPFGLELVVEKRMPLASGLGSSAASAVAAVTGANLLAGSPLGKEQLLPFTLLSEKAACGSAHADNVAPALLGGFVLVRSTEPLDIIQLPVPPGLACAVVHPHTEVRTEDARRILRKEIQLAVAIRQWGNLAALVAALYRGDLELLGRSLQDVVAEPVRSVLIPGFDAVKAAALAAGALGCSISGSGPSVFALCADLAACASAGAAMTAAFRQAGLASDLYISKVNTAGPKLLEIPGNGGAA; encoded by the coding sequence ATGGAACAGATCCGCGTCTTCGCGCCGGCCACCGTGGCCAACGTCGCCTCCGGATTTGACGTCCTTGGTTTCGCCCTCGAACAGCCCGGCGACGTGGTCACCTTGACCCGCACACGCCTGCCCGGCGTGCGCGTCACCGCCATTCACGGCGACCAGGGACGTCTCCCCTTCGATTCCGGCAAGAACACGGCGGCGGTCGCGGCCGGAGCCCTGCTCGCGGCGATCGGCGATCCCTTCGGCCTCGAACTGGTTGTGGAGAAGCGCATGCCGCTGGCCTCGGGACTCGGCAGCTCGGCCGCCAGCGCCGTCGCCGCGGTGACCGGCGCCAACCTCCTCGCCGGCAGCCCCCTCGGCAAAGAGCAGCTGTTACCCTTCACCCTGCTCTCCGAAAAGGCCGCCTGCGGATCGGCCCATGCCGACAATGTCGCGCCGGCGCTGCTGGGCGGATTCGTCCTAGTGCGCAGCACCGAACCCCTTGATATCATCCAGCTGCCGGTGCCGCCGGGGCTGGCCTGCGCCGTCGTCCATCCCCACACCGAGGTGCGCACCGAGGATGCCCGCCGCATCCTGCGCAAGGAGATCCAGCTCGCTGTGGCCATCCGCCAGTGGGGCAATCTCGCCGCCCTGGTTGCCGCGCTCTACCGCGGCGATCTCGAACTGCTCGGCCGTTCCCTTCAGGATGTAGTCGCCGAGCCGGTGCGCTCGGTGCTCATCCCCGGCTTCGACGCGGTCAAGGCGGCCGCGCTCGCCGCCGGCGCCCTGGGCTGTTCGATCTCGGGGTCGGGCCCCTCGGTCTTTGCGCTCTGCGCCGATCTGGCGGCTTGTGCTTCGGCCGGCGCCGCCATGACCGCCGCTTTCCGGCAGGCCGGCCTGGCCTCCGATCTCTATATCTCGAAGGTTAACACCGCGGGGCCGAAGCTCCTGGAGATCCCGGGAAACGGGGGCGCGGCATGA
- the thrC gene encoding threonine synthase, which produces MKFASRLHPHDPVSFREALFSGLAPDGGLYLPVDHPDLSTLIAGLDESVTFGDLAAAVSAALFAPEIDAAAAQRIARRAFFFAPRLVRLDGRMLLLELFHGPTCAFKDFGANFLAACIEELLAGERCQILVATSGDTGSAVAHAFYNRANIDVILLYPSGRVSALQEQQLTTLGGNVHALEVRGSFDDCQRLVKAAFRDRRLRATLRLTSANSINIGRLLPQSFYYLHAVSQHSTLRQKRPWFCVPSGNFGNLTAGLYAWHWGMPVAGFLAATNINDVVPDYLKCGVFSPRPSRHTLSNAMDVGHPGNFERMEQLFAGDWRAMKTVVKSGVVNDERTLWSMNQMHRRFGVLVDPHTAVGCAVAEDFIEEKPRRDAQVVILATAHPGKFAETVKRATGEEPELPERLVRCLALPKQSVSMAPELAALSNYLLETFA; this is translated from the coding sequence ATGAAATTCGCCAGCCGCCTGCATCCGCACGATCCGGTCAGCTTCCGGGAGGCCCTTTTTTCAGGTCTCGCCCCCGACGGCGGACTTTACCTTCCCGTCGATCATCCCGATCTCTCCACCCTCATCGCCGGATTGGACGAGAGTGTCACTTTTGGCGATCTGGCCGCCGCGGTCAGCGCGGCCCTGTTCGCCCCGGAGATCGATGCGGCGGCGGCGCAGCGTATCGCGCGCCGCGCCTTTTTCTTCGCCCCGCGCCTGGTGCGCCTTGACGGCCGTATGCTCCTCCTCGAACTCTTTCACGGCCCCACCTGCGCCTTCAAGGATTTCGGCGCCAATTTCCTCGCCGCCTGCATCGAGGAACTGCTCGCGGGGGAGCGCTGTCAGATCCTGGTCGCCACCTCGGGCGACACCGGCAGCGCTGTGGCCCACGCCTTTTACAACCGCGCCAACATCGACGTCATCCTCCTCTATCCCTCGGGACGCGTCAGCGCCTTGCAGGAGCAGCAGCTCACCACCCTCGGCGGCAACGTTCACGCCCTCGAGGTCCGAGGCAGCTTCGACGACTGCCAGCGCCTGGTAAAGGCGGCCTTCCGCGACCGCCGCCTGCGTGCCACGCTGCGCCTGACCTCGGCCAATTCGATCAACATCGGCCGCCTCCTGCCGCAAAGTTTCTATTATCTGCATGCGGTGTCGCAGCACTCCACCCTCCGTCAAAAGAGACCCTGGTTTTGCGTACCCAGCGGCAATTTCGGCAATCTCACCGCCGGACTCTACGCCTGGCACTGGGGGATGCCTGTGGCCGGCTTTCTCGCCGCCACCAACATCAATGATGTCGTTCCCGATTATCTCAAGTGCGGAGTCTTTTCGCCGCGCCCCTCGCGGCACACCCTGTCGAACGCCATGGACGTCGGCCATCCCGGCAACTTCGAGCGCATGGAGCAGCTGTTCGCGGGGGACTGGCGGGCGATGAAAACGGTGGTGAAAAGCGGAGTGGTGAACGATGAGCGGACCCTCTGGAGCATGAATCAGATGCACCGCCGCTTCGGCGTGCTCGTTGATCCCCACACCGCGGTGGGATGCGCGGTCGCAGAGGATTTTATCGAGGAGAAGCCGCGGCGGGACGCGCAGGTGGTGATCCTCGCCACAGCGCACCCGGGCAAATTCGCTGAAACAGTGAAGCGGGCGACAGGAGAGGAGCCCGAACTGCCCGAGCGGCTGGTGCGCTGCCTCGCCCTGCCCAAACAGTCGGTATCGATGGCGCCGGAGTTGGCAGCGCTCTCGAACTATTTGCTTGAAACGTTCGCTTGA